In Electrophorus electricus isolate fEleEle1 chromosome 18, fEleEle1.pri, whole genome shotgun sequence, one genomic interval encodes:
- the LOC118242941 gene encoding L-rhamnose-binding lectin CSL3-like, whose protein sequence is MFFLKLSLLMLLAVAPDLLVHAGAGVLNILSANYGRIDSTTCSAGRPSSQITKTDCYAINTLSEVTNRCDGKSSCVVPATNSVFSDPCYGTYKYLSIKYSCVVHKTSVTCEGDNAVLTCGAGVLNILSANYGRTDSTTCSAGRPSSQITKTDCYGTNTLYEVTNRCDGKSSCVVPATNSVFSDPCYGTYKYLSIKYSCVVHK, encoded by the exons atgtTCTTCCTGAAGCTCTCTCTACTCATGC TGTTGGCTGTAGCTCCTGACTTGCTTGTTCATGCGG GAGCTGGTGTTTTGAATATCCTCAGTGCTAACTATGGCCGAATTGATTCCACAACGTGCTCTGCTGGACGACCCAGCAGCCAAATCACTAAAACCGACTGTTATGCAATCAACACATTGTCTGAGGTTACAAACAG ATGTGACGGCAAAAGCAGCTGTGTAGTACCTGCCACAAACTCTGTCTTCTCTGACCCCTGTTATGGCACTTACAAGTACCTGAGCATTAAATATTCCTGTGTGGTGCACA AGACCAGTGTGACCTGTGAAGGAGATAATGCTGTTTTGACATGTG GAGCTGGTGTTTTGAATATCCTCAGTGCTAACTATGGCCGAACTGATTCCACAACGTGCTCTGCTGGACGACCCAGCAGCCAAATCACTAAAACCGACTGTTATGGAACCAACACATTGTATGAGGTTACAAACAG ATGTGACGGCAAAAGCAGCTGTGTAGTACCTGCCACAAACTCTGTCTTCTCTGACCCCTGTTATGGCACTTACAAGTACCTGAGCATTAAATATTCCTGTGTGGTGCACA AATAA